Proteins encoded together in one Cellulomonas gilvus ATCC 13127 window:
- a CDS encoding sterol carrier family protein, with product MPPRRRTDPAVGRAALTAWRADPTSAADRRTAVRFTLEELAEVAPGNSVEVRVPPDGAVQAVAGPRHTRGTPPNVVETDPQTWLALVTGALTWRDALDAGRVRASGERADLTAWLPLQAARAR from the coding sequence GTGCCGCCTCGTCGTCGTACCGATCCCGCCGTGGGCCGTGCCGCGCTGACCGCGTGGCGGGCCGACCCGACGTCGGCCGCGGACCGCCGGACCGCGGTGCGGTTCACTCTCGAGGAGCTCGCGGAGGTCGCGCCCGGCAACAGCGTCGAGGTGCGTGTCCCGCCCGACGGGGCCGTGCAGGCGGTCGCGGGCCCCCGGCACACGCGTGGGACGCCGCCGAACGTGGTGGAGACCGACCCGCAGACGTGGCTGGCTCTGGTCACGGGCGCGCTGACCTGGCGCGACGCGCTCGATGCCGGACGCGTGCGGGCCTCGGGCGAGCGCGCGGACCTGACCGCGTGGCTCCCGCTCCAGGCGGCGCGCGCGCGGTGA
- a CDS encoding glycoside hydrolase family 6 protein, whose translation MVSVVVAASAACSAQGPGADEPARPTTTAGAAGPTTGPSSTTSAPAVPGPTAGPSAAPGASGALYRVPGTQVEQAWQKATGRDRELLGAIARTPQATWIGDWTSARDARTRVEEITTAARDEGATAVLVVYAIPGRDCGLHSAGGVATSEYQTWVDTVAAGVVGEPLVVLEPDALAQLGDCDGQGDRAALLAYAARSLDDAGARVYLDAGHSGWHDAAETARRVRLVGTEHLAGFALNTSNYQTTADSRAYGEAVAAQLDGLGFVVDTSRNGNGSDGQWCNPRGRALGDAPRLVDDGTALDALLWVKAPGESDGACNGGPAAGQWWQEIALELAANAAR comes from the coding sequence ATGGTGAGCGTCGTGGTCGCGGCATCGGCGGCGTGCTCGGCGCAGGGCCCCGGCGCCGACGAGCCCGCCCGTCCGACGACGACGGCCGGCGCGGCCGGCCCGACGACCGGCCCGTCATCGACGACGTCCGCACCGGCCGTGCCCGGCCCGACCGCCGGACCCAGCGCCGCACCGGGTGCGTCCGGCGCGCTGTACCGGGTGCCCGGCACGCAGGTCGAGCAGGCCTGGCAGAAGGCCACGGGCCGGGACCGCGAGCTGCTCGGCGCGATCGCCCGGACGCCGCAGGCCACGTGGATCGGGGACTGGACCTCGGCGCGCGACGCGCGGACCCGGGTCGAGGAGATCACCACGGCCGCGCGCGACGAGGGCGCCACGGCGGTGCTCGTGGTGTACGCGATCCCGGGCCGGGACTGCGGTCTGCACTCGGCGGGTGGTGTCGCGACCAGCGAGTACCAGACGTGGGTGGACACCGTGGCGGCGGGCGTGGTGGGCGAGCCGCTGGTCGTGCTCGAGCCGGATGCGCTCGCGCAGCTCGGCGACTGCGACGGCCAGGGCGACCGCGCGGCGCTCCTGGCGTACGCGGCGCGCTCGCTCGACGACGCGGGTGCGCGCGTCTACCTGGACGCGGGGCACTCGGGCTGGCACGACGCGGCCGAGACGGCACGGCGCGTCCGGCTGGTGGGGACCGAGCACCTGGCCGGGTTCGCGCTCAACACGTCGAACTACCAGACCACGGCCGACTCGCGCGCGTACGGCGAGGCCGTCGCGGCGCAGCTGGACGGGCTCGGCTTCGTCGTCGACACGTCCCGCAACGGCAACGGGTCCGACGGGCAGTGGTGCAACCCGCGCGGCCGGGCGCTCGGCGACGCGCCCCGGCTGGTCGACGACGGGACCGCGCTCGACGCGCTGCTGTGGGTCAAGGCGCCGGGCGAGTCCGACGGTGCGTGCAACGGCGGCCCGGCCGCGGGGCAGTGGTGGCAGGAGATCGCGCTCGAGCTCGCGGCGAACGCCGCACGCTGA
- a CDS encoding glycoside hydrolase family 6 protein, protein MHTRRTALALLSATALAVSGLTLAASGAQAADGCRVDYAITSQWTGGFQADVKVTNLGSPVSSWNVAWSFPAGQTLTQAWNGNATTNGSNVSVTNVGWNGALATGASAAFGFVGSWSGSNPKPTAFTVNGVACTGTVPTSTPTTSPTPTPTPTPTTTTPPPQPTGSLYVDPTTQAYRAWQSASGTDKTLIEKIALTPQSYWVGNWTDAAHAQAEVRDYTGRATAAGKVPTLVVYAIPGRDCGSYSGGGVAESEYARWIDTIAAGISGNPIVVLEPDALAQLGDCSGQGDRVGFLRYAAKALTLKGAKVYIDAGHASWLSVDTAVNRLNQIGFQYAVGFALNTSNYQTTSASQAYGEQISQRLGGKGYVIDTSRNGNGSNGEWCNPRGRALGDKPRLVNDSTGLDALLWVKLPGESDGTCNGGPAAGQWWQEIALELARNAKW, encoded by the coding sequence ATGCACACCCGTAGAACCGCGCTCGCGCTGCTCTCCGCTACCGCACTGGCCGTCTCGGGCCTGACGCTCGCCGCGTCGGGCGCCCAGGCCGCCGACGGCTGCCGGGTCGACTACGCGATCACCAGCCAGTGGACCGGCGGCTTCCAGGCCGACGTCAAGGTCACCAACCTGGGCTCACCCGTCTCGTCGTGGAACGTCGCCTGGTCGTTCCCCGCGGGTCAGACGCTCACGCAGGCGTGGAACGGCAACGCCACGACGAACGGCTCGAACGTCTCGGTGACGAACGTCGGCTGGAACGGCGCGCTCGCCACGGGCGCGAGCGCCGCGTTCGGCTTCGTCGGCTCGTGGTCCGGCTCGAACCCCAAGCCGACCGCCTTCACGGTCAACGGCGTCGCGTGCACCGGCACGGTCCCGACGAGCACGCCGACGACGAGCCCGACGCCGACCCCCACGCCGACGCCCACGACCACGACGCCGCCCCCGCAGCCCACGGGCAGCCTGTACGTGGACCCGACGACGCAGGCGTACCGCGCCTGGCAGAGCGCGTCCGGCACCGACAAGACGCTCATCGAGAAGATCGCGCTCACGCCGCAGTCGTACTGGGTGGGCAACTGGACCGACGCCGCGCACGCGCAGGCCGAGGTCCGCGACTACACCGGCCGCGCGACGGCCGCGGGCAAGGTCCCCACGCTCGTCGTGTACGCGATCCCGGGTCGTGACTGCGGGTCCTACTCCGGCGGCGGCGTCGCCGAGTCCGAGTACGCGCGCTGGATCGACACGATCGCGGCCGGCATCAGCGGCAACCCGATCGTCGTGCTCGAGCCCGACGCGCTCGCGCAGCTGGGCGACTGCTCGGGCCAGGGTGACCGCGTCGGCTTCCTGCGGTACGCCGCGAAGGCGCTCACGCTCAAGGGCGCGAAGGTCTACATCGACGCGGGTCACGCGTCGTGGCTCTCGGTGGACACCGCGGTGAACCGCCTCAACCAGATCGGCTTCCAGTACGCGGTGGGCTTCGCGCTCAACACGTCGAACTACCAGACCACGTCGGCCAGCCAGGCGTACGGCGAGCAGATCTCGCAGCGGCTGGGCGGCAAGGGCTACGTGATCGACACGTCCCGCAACGGCAACGGCTCCAACGGCGAGTGGTGCAACCCGCGCGGCCGTGCGCTCGGCGACAAGCCGCGCCTGGTGAACGACTCCACGGGTCTGGACGCGCTGCTGTGGGTCAAGCTGCCCGGCGAGTCCGACGGCACGTGCAACGGCGGGCCCGCGGCGGGTCAGTGGTGGCAGGAGATCGCGCTCGAGCTCGCGCGCAACGCCAAGTGGTGA
- the rsgA gene encoding ribosome small subunit-dependent GTPase A — MTDDPWRVVRADKGALLVLPAHGAAEHEPVRAPLERDGLVASDEGRVVPAVGDLVELDEHGTPARLLPRRSALVRDSAGRTSLTQVLAANVDVVLVVEHLDPDPDLGRVERLLTLAWRSGAQPVVVLTKADLVPDPQGMAQDVAQVALAVDVHAVSVPSDEGLEPVRALLEPGRTLVVVGPSGAGKSTLVNALAGREVMATGGRREGDGRGRHTTTHRELVPLAGGAMLIDTPGLRAVGLVADADALEHTFADVAELVAACRFADCTHVAEPGCAVQAALADGELSERRFASWRKLEREAAYQERRTDARLAAAEKARFKKLTQTYHRTLRGPGAPRR, encoded by the coding sequence GTGACCGACGATCCGTGGCGCGTGGTGCGCGCCGACAAGGGCGCGCTCCTGGTGCTGCCCGCGCACGGCGCCGCCGAGCACGAGCCCGTGCGTGCCCCGCTCGAGCGGGACGGTCTGGTCGCGTCCGACGAGGGACGCGTAGTCCCCGCCGTCGGGGACCTGGTGGAGCTCGACGAGCACGGCACGCCCGCGCGCCTGCTGCCGCGACGTTCGGCGCTGGTGCGCGACTCGGCGGGCCGCACGTCGCTCACCCAGGTGCTGGCCGCCAACGTCGACGTCGTGCTCGTGGTCGAGCACCTGGACCCCGACCCGGACCTGGGTCGCGTCGAGCGGCTCCTGACGCTCGCGTGGCGCTCGGGTGCGCAGCCCGTCGTGGTCCTCACCAAGGCGGACCTGGTGCCGGACCCGCAGGGGATGGCCCAGGACGTGGCGCAGGTCGCGCTCGCGGTCGACGTGCACGCGGTGAGCGTCCCGTCCGACGAGGGCCTCGAGCCCGTCCGGGCGCTGCTGGAGCCGGGGCGCACGCTCGTCGTCGTCGGGCCGTCCGGTGCGGGGAAGTCCACGCTGGTCAACGCGCTCGCGGGCCGCGAGGTCATGGCCACGGGCGGTCGCCGCGAGGGAGACGGCCGGGGCCGGCACACCACCACGCACCGCGAGCTGGTGCCGCTCGCGGGCGGCGCGATGCTCATCGACACCCCGGGCCTGCGCGCGGTCGGCCTGGTCGCGGACGCCGACGCGCTCGAGCACACGTTCGCGGATGTCGCCGAGCTGGTGGCGGCGTGCCGGTTCGCCGACTGCACGCACGTGGCCGAGCCGGGCTGCGCGGTGCAGGCCGCGCTCGCCGACGGCGAGCTGTCCGAGCGGCGGTTCGCGAGCTGGCGCAAGCTCGAGCGCGAGGCCGCGTACCAGGAGCGTCGCACCGACGCACGCCTGGCCGCCGCGGAGAAGGCACGTTTCAAGAAGCTCACGCAGACCTATCACCGCACGCTGCGCGGTCCGGGGGCGCCGCGGCGCTGA
- a CDS encoding oxidoreductase, with translation MTDYSRILEPGRIGALTLPNRVIMAPMGTEMGTHEGLFTEREIAYYAERAAGGTGLVVTGISAVSQDFEQINPGLCRVDTDACVPGLTALAEAVHAVGGLISLQLTAGLGRNINVVDPQRPPISASDNPHYADPGVLCRPLETAEIRLIVQRFGEAAARAARAGIDALDIHGHTGYLIDQFMSPQWNRREDEYGGSTQNRCRFAVEIIQAVKQAAPGLPVSFRLSVDHRYPGGRGVAESQEIARILEAAGLDLMMADEGSYEAMDYVFPPYYLGDACMVPAARAMKDVLTIPVMAVGNLTPENAQAALEAGDADFVGIGRGLIADPQWAGKLAAGRREDIRPCIRCNQLCVGNAFFALPLGCAVNPQVGFERERALTPVDAPRRVAVVGGGPAGLEAARVAAARGHDVDLYEQADHLGGVLWPAATPEFKSELRTMIGWWERQLAALPVRVHLGTSITADSPELDGVDDVIVATGATPVVPASIPGIEAAHVVEVVDAHLDRARIGHSVAVAGGGLSGVDLALELAEDGHQVTVVEMADQIAPDLLIINKITLLRRLEAAGVRLLTEHRVVAVTPEGVRAEGPDGTVEIPADTVVTAFGVRAARGLADALEGRAKVHAIGDCVHPAKVAEAVNAGFEAAFAL, from the coding sequence GTGACCGACTACTCCCGCATCCTCGAACCCGGGCGCATCGGCGCCCTCACTCTCCCGAACCGCGTGATCATGGCGCCGATGGGCACCGAGATGGGCACGCACGAGGGCCTGTTCACCGAACGCGAGATCGCGTACTACGCCGAGCGTGCGGCAGGCGGCACGGGCCTGGTGGTGACCGGCATCAGCGCGGTCTCCCAGGACTTCGAGCAGATCAACCCCGGGCTGTGCCGCGTGGACACCGACGCGTGCGTGCCGGGCCTGACCGCGCTGGCCGAGGCCGTGCACGCCGTCGGCGGGCTGATCTCGCTGCAGCTCACGGCCGGCCTGGGCCGCAACATCAACGTCGTCGACCCCCAGCGGCCGCCGATCTCCGCGTCGGACAACCCGCACTACGCGGACCCCGGTGTGCTGTGCCGCCCGCTCGAGACCGCCGAGATCCGGCTCATCGTGCAGCGCTTCGGCGAGGCCGCGGCCCGCGCCGCACGCGCCGGGATCGACGCGCTCGACATCCACGGCCACACCGGCTACCTGATCGACCAGTTCATGAGCCCGCAGTGGAACCGCCGCGAGGACGAGTACGGCGGCTCGACGCAGAACCGCTGCCGGTTCGCGGTCGAGATCATCCAGGCCGTCAAGCAGGCGGCCCCGGGCCTGCCCGTGAGCTTCCGGCTCTCGGTCGACCACCGCTACCCGGGCGGCCGGGGTGTCGCGGAGTCGCAGGAGATCGCGCGCATCCTCGAGGCCGCCGGTCTCGACCTGATGATGGCCGACGAGGGCTCGTACGAGGCGATGGACTACGTCTTCCCGCCGTACTACCTGGGCGACGCGTGCATGGTCCCCGCGGCGCGCGCGATGAAGGACGTCCTGACGATCCCCGTCATGGCGGTCGGCAACCTCACGCCCGAGAACGCGCAGGCGGCGCTCGAGGCGGGCGACGCCGACTTCGTCGGGATCGGCCGTGGGCTCATCGCCGACCCGCAGTGGGCGGGCAAGCTCGCGGCGGGCCGTCGTGAGGACATCCGGCCGTGCATCCGCTGCAACCAGCTGTGCGTGGGCAACGCGTTCTTCGCCCTGCCGCTCGGCTGCGCGGTCAACCCGCAGGTCGGGTTCGAGCGCGAGCGCGCGCTCACACCCGTCGACGCTCCGCGTCGCGTCGCCGTGGTCGGCGGCGGTCCGGCGGGTCTCGAGGCCGCGCGCGTCGCCGCGGCACGCGGGCACGACGTGGACCTGTACGAGCAGGCCGACCACCTCGGCGGCGTGCTGTGGCCCGCGGCGACCCCGGAGTTCAAGTCCGAGCTGCGCACGATGATCGGCTGGTGGGAGCGTCAGCTCGCCGCGCTGCCCGTCCGGGTGCACCTGGGCACGAGCATCACGGCGGACTCGCCCGAGCTCGACGGGGTCGACGACGTGATCGTCGCGACGGGCGCGACGCCCGTGGTCCCCGCCTCGATCCCCGGCATCGAAGCGGCGCACGTGGTCGAGGTGGTCGACGCGCACCTGGACCGTGCGCGCATCGGGCACAGCGTGGCCGTGGCGGGTGGCGGGCTGTCCGGCGTCGACCTGGCGCTCGAGCTCGCGGAGGACGGGCACCAGGTGACGGTCGTGGAGATGGCGGACCAGATCGCCCCGGACCTGCTGATCATCAACAAGATCACGCTGCTGCGCCGTCTCGAGGCCGCGGGCGTGCGCCTGCTGACGGAGCACCGGGTCGTGGCCGTGACGCCCGAGGGCGTGCGGGCCGAGGGCCCCGACGGCACGGTCGAGATCCCCGCGGACACCGTGGTCACGGCGTTCGGCGTGCGCGCGGCCCGCGGGCTCGCCGACGCGCTCGAGGGCCGCGCGAAGGTGCACGCGATCGGCGACTGCGTGCACCCGGCCAAGGTCGCGGAGGCGGTCAACGCGGGCTTCGAGGCCGCGTTCGCGCTGTAG
- the purF gene encoding amidophosphoribosyltransferase has product MAPRADGRLNHDLLPDEKGPQDACGVFGVWAPGEEVAKLTYFGLYALQHRGQESAGIATSNGQQLLVYKDMGLVSQVFDETALNALQGHIAIGHARYSTTGASNWENAQPTLGATAAGTVALGHNGNLTNTAELVELVAERYGSQRRGELARGNTTDTALITALLAGDPDHTLEATALEVLPRLRGAFSLVFMDERTLYAARDPQGVRPLVLGRLERGWVVASETPALDIVGASYVREVEPGEFIAIDADGLRSVKFATAQRAGCVFEYVYLARPDTTIAGRSVHAARVEMGRRLAVEHPVEADLVIPVPESGTPAAVGYAQQSGIPFGQGLTKNAYVGRTFIQPSQTLRQLGIRLKLNPLREVIRGKRLVVVDDSIVRGNTQRALIRMLREAGAAEVHVRISSPPVKWPCFYGIDFASRAELIANGLSAAEIGASLGADSLGYISEAALIEATEQPASQLCTACFSGRYPIELPPADRLGKHLLEQNELPLGAPEDGLVSITPGAGGSTALDHP; this is encoded by the coding sequence GTGGCCCCCCGCGCTGACGGACGACTGAACCACGATCTCCTCCCGGACGAGAAAGGCCCCCAGGACGCCTGCGGCGTCTTCGGTGTCTGGGCTCCGGGTGAGGAGGTCGCCAAGCTCACCTACTTCGGCCTGTACGCGCTGCAGCACCGCGGCCAGGAGTCGGCGGGCATCGCGACCAGCAACGGTCAGCAGCTGCTGGTCTACAAGGACATGGGCCTGGTCTCGCAGGTGTTCGACGAGACGGCGCTCAACGCGCTGCAGGGGCACATCGCGATCGGCCACGCGCGGTACTCGACCACCGGCGCGAGCAACTGGGAGAACGCGCAGCCCACGCTCGGGGCCACGGCCGCGGGCACGGTCGCGCTCGGCCACAACGGCAACCTGACCAATACCGCCGAGCTCGTCGAGCTCGTCGCGGAGCGGTACGGCAGCCAGCGGCGCGGTGAGCTCGCGCGCGGCAACACCACCGACACCGCGCTCATCACCGCGCTGCTCGCGGGCGACCCGGACCACACGCTCGAGGCCACGGCGCTCGAGGTGCTGCCGCGCCTGCGCGGCGCGTTCTCGCTGGTCTTCATGGACGAGCGCACGCTGTACGCCGCACGTGACCCGCAGGGTGTGCGGCCGCTCGTGCTCGGCCGCCTCGAGCGCGGCTGGGTGGTCGCGTCCGAGACCCCGGCGCTCGACATCGTCGGCGCGAGCTACGTGCGCGAGGTCGAGCCGGGCGAGTTCATCGCGATCGACGCCGACGGCCTGCGCTCGGTGAAGTTCGCCACGGCGCAGCGTGCGGGCTGCGTGTTCGAGTACGTGTACCTGGCCCGGCCGGACACCACGATCGCGGGCCGCTCGGTGCACGCCGCGCGCGTCGAGATGGGTCGCCGGCTCGCGGTCGAGCACCCGGTCGAGGCGGACCTGGTGATCCCGGTGCCCGAGTCGGGCACGCCCGCGGCGGTCGGTTACGCGCAGCAGTCGGGCATCCCGTTCGGCCAGGGGCTGACCAAGAACGCCTACGTCGGCCGCACGTTCATCCAGCCGAGCCAGACCCTGCGCCAGCTCGGCATCCGGCTCAAGCTCAACCCGCTGCGTGAGGTCATCCGCGGCAAGCGCCTGGTGGTCGTGGACGACTCGATCGTGCGCGGCAACACCCAGCGCGCGCTCATCCGCATGCTGCGCGAGGCGGGCGCCGCCGAGGTGCACGTGCGGATCTCGTCGCCGCCCGTGAAGTGGCCGTGCTTCTACGGAATCGACTTCGCGAGCCGTGCCGAGCTGATCGCCAACGGCCTGAGCGCCGCCGAGATCGGCGCCTCGCTCGGAGCGGACTCGCTGGGCTACATCTCCGAGGCCGCGCTCATCGAGGCCACCGAGCAGCCCGCGAGCCAGCTGTGCACGGCGTGCTTCTCGGGTCGGTACCCGATCGAGCTGCCGCCCGCCGACCGCCTGGGCAAGCACCTGCTCGAGCAGAACGAGCTGCCGCTCGGCGCGCCCGAGGACGGGCTCGTCTCGATCACCCCCGGCGCGGGCGGCTCGACCGCGCTCGACCACCCCTGA